From the Primulina tabacum isolate GXHZ01 chromosome 3, ASM2559414v2, whole genome shotgun sequence genome, one window contains:
- the LOC142539830 gene encoding uncharacterized protein LOC142539830 translates to MRVHSLCQTALWGILLVSLLGLCSADDKTLFEVVGAADCADCKEYSIKTAQAFSGLRVSVDCKLKSGETKRMGDTKLDKDGKFKISVSQQLHQDCYVQLHSAAAVPCAAHNGIESAKIVLKSQKNGIQTFGPSQNLQFSTALCASKTFWPFFKHPPFPFTHPWKKSFPSWPPLPPFPPLYKHKPLFPPIVKPLPPPVPVYKPPVPVYKPPVPVYKPPVPVYKPPVPVYKPKPPVSKPPTPVYKPKPPVPVYKPPVPVYKPKPPVYKPPTPVYKPKPPVPVYKPPVPVYKPKPPVYKPPTPVYKPKPPVPVYKPPVPVYKPKPPVYKPPTPVYKPKPPVPVYKPKPPVYKPPVPVYKPKPPVHKPPVPVYKPPVPVYKPKPPVYKPPVPVYMPKPPVYKPPIYKKPCPPLIPKLPPFPKIKFPPKYFFHHHHHHHHHKLGHFPPLPPYHP, encoded by the exons ATGAGGGTTCATTCCCTTTGTCAGACAGCCCTTTGGGGAATTCTCTTGGTGTCTTTATTGGGGCTTTGCAGCGCAGATGACAAGACATTGTTCGAGGTTGTCGGGGCAGCAGATTGTGCTGATTGCAAGGAGTACAGCATTAAAACTGCTCAGGCATTTTCGG GTCTCAGAGTGAGCGTTGATTGTAAGCTCAAAAGCGGGGAAACGAAAAGAATGGGAGATACCAAGCTCGACAAAGATGGGAAATTCAAGATCTCGGTCTCACAACAACTCCATCAAGATTGTTACGTGCAGCTCCACAGCGCCGCGGCAGTCCCCTGCGCAGCCCACAATGGCATCGAATCCGCGAAGATCGTGTTGAAATCCCAAAAGAATGGTATCCAAACCTTCGGGCCGAGCCAAAATCTGCAGTTCTCAACTGCATTGTGTGCTTCCAAAACCTTTTGGCCTTTCTTCAAGCACCCACCTTTTCCATTCACCCATCCGTGGAAGAAGAGCTTCCCTTCTTGGCCGCCTCTCCCTCCATTTCCGCCGCTCTACAAGCATAAGCCACTTTTCCCACCGATTGTCAAGCCTCTACCACCACCAGTTCCCGTCTACAAACCACCAGTTCCAGTGTATAAGCCGCCTGTCCCCGTCTACAAGCCACCAGTTCCAGTCTACAAACCGCCGGTTCCCGTCTACAAACCAAAACCACCAGTTTCCAAGCCACCAACTCCTGTCTACAAGCCAAAGCCACCAGTTCCAGTCTACAAACCGCCGGTTCCCGTCTACAAACCAAAACCACCAGTTTACAAGCCACCAACTCCTGTCTACAAGCCAAAGCCACCAGTTCCAGTCTACAAACCGCCGGTTCCCGTCTACAAACCAAAACCACCAGTTTACAAGCCACCAACTCCTGTCTACAAGCCAAAGCCACCAGTTCCAGTCTACAAACCGCCGGTTCCCGTCTACAAACCAAAACCACCAGTTTACAAGCCACCAACTCCTGTCTACAAGCCAAAACCACCAGTTCCCGTCTACAAGCCAAAACCACCAGTTTACAAGCCACCTGTCCCCGTCTACAAGCCAAAACCACCAGTTCACAAGCCACCGGTTCCAGTCTACAAGCCACCTGTCCCCGTCTACAAGCCAAAACCACCAGTTTACAAGCCGCCGGTTCCCGTCTACATGCCAAAACCACCAGTTTATAAGCCCCCGATATATAAGAAGCCATGCCCTCCACTGATCCCCAAGCTTCCGCCATTTCCGAAGATCAAATTTCCTCCAAAGTACTtcttccaccaccaccaccaccaccaccaccacaaaCTCGGGCATTTCCCACCACTACCTCCGTACCATCCTTAA